The proteins below come from a single Anguilla rostrata isolate EN2019 chromosome 3, ASM1855537v3, whole genome shotgun sequence genomic window:
- the LOC135249918 gene encoding zona pellucida sperm-binding protein 3-like isoform X6: MCQAKHKYLNIGPLIPVVINMSTSKLLQVSWLALAFLCVASDKKHSPWLVQRDGRLESIEGQVHERNKEHVTNWTLQSYHQIMSSSHPPRSTQLAPLRFQAPQGSAGLTVKCGETKVQIVVNKESFGRGLDFPPSSLRLGDNPKSAGTCAPVPEDSTSSEIVITAGLHDCDSEYKVSGDWLIYSNKLVFAPPPTVISTGNLIIRGARILLPIECHRRRRQRGRGETVRPTWKSFTSTVRGAGLLRFSLRVMTEDWSGPRNSTVFQQGEPVNLEAAVDGQWHPPLRIYVDRCVATLSSDPLSEPSYDIISNHGCLTDSRFSGSSSRFFPRGRRNALRFRVRGPLSLGNSPGQQIFVNCHLRAALAESPSDPLNKACFFHPDSDSWRAADGDGAVCRCCETGDCSSWMPVEADGMPETPLASGTQMTGSSGTKEQALRI; the protein is encoded by the exons ATGTGTCAGGCCaagcataaatatttaaacatcgGTCCTTTAATTCCAGTAGTCATAAATATGTCAACATCAAAGCTGCTACAAGTTTCCTGGCTGGCTTTAGCTTTTCTGTGTGTAGCCTCGGATAAGAAACACAGCCCCTGGTTGGTACAGAGAGATGGTCGTCTCGAATCGATTGAAGGACAGGTCCACGAAAGGAATAAGGAGCACGTTACCAACTGGACACTGCAATCATATCACCAGATAATGTCCTCTTCCCATCCGCCACGCAGTACGCAGCTAGCCCCTCTCAGATTCCAGGCACCGCAAGGAAGCGCCGGGCTGACCGTGAAATGTGGGGAGACGAAAGTCCAAATCGTCGTGAATAAGGAAAGTTTCGGAAGAGGCCTCGATTTCCCCCCATCTTCGCTCCGGCTGGGCGATAACCCTAAATCGGCGGGCACCTGTGCGCCGGTCCCTGAAGACTCGACATCCTCGGAAATTGTCATAACAGCGGGACTGCATGATTGTGATAGCGAATATAAG GTGAGCGGTGATTGGCTGATTTACTCCAACAAGCTGGTGttcgcccctccccccaccgtcATCTCCACGGGAAACCTGATCATCAGAGGGGCCCGGATATTGCTGCCCATCGAGTGCCACCGGAGGCG gaggcagagagggaggggggagaccgTGCGTCCCACCTGGAAATCGTTCACCTCCACAgtcagaggggcggggcttctgcgTTTCTCTCTGCGTGTCATGACGG AAGACTGGAGTGGTCCCCGCAATTCCACTGTcttccagcagggggagcctgTGAATCTGGAGGCAGCTGTGGACGGGCAGTGGCACCCACCTCTGCGGATTTACGTGGACCGCTGTGTTGCCACCCTCAGCTCGGACCCGCTGTCTGAGCCCAGCTACGACATCATCTCTAACCATGG gtgtCTGACCGACAGCCGGTTTTCCGGCTCCTCCTCCCGGTTCTTCCCACGAGGCCGTCGGAACGCCCTGCGCTTCCGCGTCCGGGGGCCGCTCTCCCTCGGGAATTCCCCGGGGCAG CAGATATTTGTGAACTGTCACTTGCGAGCAGCGTTGGCAGAGAGTCCCTCCGACCCACTGAACAAGGCCTGCTTCTTCCACCCCGACTCTGACAG TTGGCGAGCGGCGGACGGGGATGGAGCCGTGTGCCGCTGCTGCGAAACGGGCGACTGCTCCAGCTGGATGCCAGTCGAGGCGGACGGCATGCCAGAGACGCCCTTGGCATCAGGTACCCAGATGACGGGTAGTTCTGGAACGAAAGAACAAGCTCTAAGGATTTG A
- the LOC135249918 gene encoding zona pellucida sperm-binding protein 3-like isoform X3: MCQAKHKYLNIGPLIPVVINMSTSKLLQVSWLALAFLCVASDKKHSPWLVQRDGRLESIEGQVHERNKEHVTNWTLQSYHQIMSSSHPPRSTQLAPLRFQAPQGSAGLTVKCGETKVQIVVNKESFGRGLDFPPSSLRLGDNPKSAGTCAPVPEDSTSSEIVITAGLHDCDSEYKVSGDWLIYSNKLVFAPPPTVISTGNLIIRGARILLPIECHRRRRQRGRGETVRPTWKSFTSTVRGAGLLRFSLRVMTDWSGPRNSTVFQQGEPVNLEAAVDGQWHPPLRIYVDRCVATLSSDPLSEPSYDIISNHGCLTDSRFSGSSSRFFPRGRRNALRFRVRGPLSLGNSPGQQIFVNCHLRAALAESPSDPLNKACFFHPDSDRSGPCFGERRTGMEPCAAAAKRATAPAGCQSRRTACQRRPWHQRGWWTLLWVHSTRSCDLIGGASCQSVMSSAPISPSCLFQTSPVGAVVGPEWAGTRPAAL; encoded by the exons ATGTGTCAGGCCaagcataaatatttaaacatcgGTCCTTTAATTCCAGTAGTCATAAATATGTCAACATCAAAGCTGCTACAAGTTTCCTGGCTGGCTTTAGCTTTTCTGTGTGTAGCCTCGGATAAGAAACACAGCCCCTGGTTGGTACAGAGAGATGGTCGTCTCGAATCGATTGAAGGACAGGTCCACGAAAGGAATAAGGAGCACGTTACCAACTGGACACTGCAATCATATCACCAGATAATGTCCTCTTCCCATCCGCCACGCAGTACGCAGCTAGCCCCTCTCAGATTCCAGGCACCGCAAGGAAGCGCCGGGCTGACCGTGAAATGTGGGGAGACGAAAGTCCAAATCGTCGTGAATAAGGAAAGTTTCGGAAGAGGCCTCGATTTCCCCCCATCTTCGCTCCGGCTGGGCGATAACCCTAAATCGGCGGGCACCTGTGCGCCGGTCCCTGAAGACTCGACATCCTCGGAAATTGTCATAACAGCGGGACTGCATGATTGTGATAGCGAATATAAG GTGAGCGGTGATTGGCTGATTTACTCCAACAAGCTGGTGttcgcccctccccccaccgtcATCTCCACGGGAAACCTGATCATCAGAGGGGCCCGGATATTGCTGCCCATCGAGTGCCACCGGAGGCG gaggcagagagggaggggggagaccgTGCGTCCCACCTGGAAATCGTTCACCTCCACAgtcagaggggcggggcttctgcgTTTCTCTCTGCGTGTCATGACGG ACTGGAGTGGTCCCCGCAATTCCACTGTcttccagcagggggagcctgTGAATCTGGAGGCAGCTGTGGACGGGCAGTGGCACCCACCTCTGCGGATTTACGTGGACCGCTGTGTTGCCACCCTCAGCTCGGACCCGCTGTCTGAGCCCAGCTACGACATCATCTCTAACCATGG gtgtCTGACCGACAGCCGGTTTTCCGGCTCCTCCTCCCGGTTCTTCCCACGAGGCCGTCGGAACGCCCTGCGCTTCCGCGTCCGGGGGCCGCTCTCCCTCGGGAATTCCCCGGGGCAG CAGATATTTGTGAACTGTCACTTGCGAGCAGCGTTGGCAGAGAGTCCCTCCGACCCACTGAACAAGGCCTGCTTCTTCCACCCCGACTCTGACAGGTCAGGACCCTGCT TTGGCGAGCGGCGGACGGGGATGGAGCCGTGTGCCGCTGCTGCGAAACGGGCGACTGCTCCAGCTGGATGCCAGTCGAGGCGGACGGCATGCCAGAGACGCCCTTGGCATCAG AGGGGGTGGTGGACACTGCTGTGGGTCCACTCCACGCGCAGCTGCGATCTGATTGGCGGGGCCTCCTGTCAATCAGTGATGAGCTCCGCCCCCATTAGCCCCTCCTGCCTGTTCCAGACCAGTCCTGTGGGAGCTGTGGTTGGCCCAGAGTGGGCGGGCACAAGACCGGCGGCCCTCTGA
- the LOC135249918 gene encoding zona pellucida sperm-binding protein 3-like isoform X7: protein MCQAKHKYLNIGPLIPVVINMSTSKLLQVSWLALAFLCVASDKKHSPWLVQRDGRLESIEGQVHERNKEHVTNWTLQSYHQIMSSSHPPRSTQLAPLRFQAPQGSAGLTVKCGETKVQIVVNKESFGRGLDFPPSSLRLGDNPKSAGTCAPVPEDSTSSEIVITAGLHDCDSEYKVSGDWLIYSNKLVFAPPPTVISTGNLIIRGARILLPIECHRRRRQRGRGETVRPTWKSFTSTVRGAGLLRFSLRVMTEDWSGPRNSTVFQQGEPVNLEAAVDGQWHPPLRIYVDRCVATLSSDPLSEPSYDIISNHGCLTDSRFSGSSSRFFPRGRRNALRFRVRGPLSLGNSPGQQIFVNCHLRAALAESPSDPLNKACFFHPDSDRSGPCFGERRTGMEPCAAAAKRATAPAGCQSRRTACQRRPWHQVPR, encoded by the exons ATGTGTCAGGCCaagcataaatatttaaacatcgGTCCTTTAATTCCAGTAGTCATAAATATGTCAACATCAAAGCTGCTACAAGTTTCCTGGCTGGCTTTAGCTTTTCTGTGTGTAGCCTCGGATAAGAAACACAGCCCCTGGTTGGTACAGAGAGATGGTCGTCTCGAATCGATTGAAGGACAGGTCCACGAAAGGAATAAGGAGCACGTTACCAACTGGACACTGCAATCATATCACCAGATAATGTCCTCTTCCCATCCGCCACGCAGTACGCAGCTAGCCCCTCTCAGATTCCAGGCACCGCAAGGAAGCGCCGGGCTGACCGTGAAATGTGGGGAGACGAAAGTCCAAATCGTCGTGAATAAGGAAAGTTTCGGAAGAGGCCTCGATTTCCCCCCATCTTCGCTCCGGCTGGGCGATAACCCTAAATCGGCGGGCACCTGTGCGCCGGTCCCTGAAGACTCGACATCCTCGGAAATTGTCATAACAGCGGGACTGCATGATTGTGATAGCGAATATAAG GTGAGCGGTGATTGGCTGATTTACTCCAACAAGCTGGTGttcgcccctccccccaccgtcATCTCCACGGGAAACCTGATCATCAGAGGGGCCCGGATATTGCTGCCCATCGAGTGCCACCGGAGGCG gaggcagagagggaggggggagaccgTGCGTCCCACCTGGAAATCGTTCACCTCCACAgtcagaggggcggggcttctgcgTTTCTCTCTGCGTGTCATGACGG AAGACTGGAGTGGTCCCCGCAATTCCACTGTcttccagcagggggagcctgTGAATCTGGAGGCAGCTGTGGACGGGCAGTGGCACCCACCTCTGCGGATTTACGTGGACCGCTGTGTTGCCACCCTCAGCTCGGACCCGCTGTCTGAGCCCAGCTACGACATCATCTCTAACCATGG gtgtCTGACCGACAGCCGGTTTTCCGGCTCCTCCTCCCGGTTCTTCCCACGAGGCCGTCGGAACGCCCTGCGCTTCCGCGTCCGGGGGCCGCTCTCCCTCGGGAATTCCCCGGGGCAG CAGATATTTGTGAACTGTCACTTGCGAGCAGCGTTGGCAGAGAGTCCCTCCGACCCACTGAACAAGGCCTGCTTCTTCCACCCCGACTCTGACAGGTCAGGACCCTGCT TTGGCGAGCGGCGGACGGGGATGGAGCCGTGTGCCGCTGCTGCGAAACGGGCGACTGCTCCAGCTGGATGCCAGTCGAGGCGGACGGCATGCCAGAGACGCCCTTGGCATCAGGTACCCAGATGA
- the LOC135249918 gene encoding zona pellucida sperm-binding protein 3-like isoform X1: MCQAKHKYLNIGPLIPVVINMSTSKLLQVSWLALAFLCVASDKKHSPWLVQRDGRLESIEGQVHERNKEHVTNWTLQSYHQIMSSSHPPRSTQLAPLRFQAPQGSAGLTVKCGETKVQIVVNKESFGRGLDFPPSSLRLGDNPKSAGTCAPVPEDSTSSEIVITAGLHDCDSEYKVSGDWLIYSNKLVFAPPPTVISTGNLIIRGARILLPIECHRRRRQRGRGETVRPTWKSFTSTVRGAGLLRFSLRVMTEDWSGPRNSTVFQQGEPVNLEAAVDGQWHPPLRIYVDRCVATLSSDPLSEPSYDIISNHGCLTDSRFSGSSSRFFPRGRRNALRFRVRGPLSLGNSPGQQIFVNCHLRAALAESPSDPLNKACFFHPDSDRSGPCFGERRTGMEPCAAAAKRATAPAGCQSRRTACQRRPWHQRGWWTLLWVHSTRSCDLIGGASCQSVMSSAPISPSCLFQTSPVGAVVGPEWAGTRPAAL; encoded by the exons ATGTGTCAGGCCaagcataaatatttaaacatcgGTCCTTTAATTCCAGTAGTCATAAATATGTCAACATCAAAGCTGCTACAAGTTTCCTGGCTGGCTTTAGCTTTTCTGTGTGTAGCCTCGGATAAGAAACACAGCCCCTGGTTGGTACAGAGAGATGGTCGTCTCGAATCGATTGAAGGACAGGTCCACGAAAGGAATAAGGAGCACGTTACCAACTGGACACTGCAATCATATCACCAGATAATGTCCTCTTCCCATCCGCCACGCAGTACGCAGCTAGCCCCTCTCAGATTCCAGGCACCGCAAGGAAGCGCCGGGCTGACCGTGAAATGTGGGGAGACGAAAGTCCAAATCGTCGTGAATAAGGAAAGTTTCGGAAGAGGCCTCGATTTCCCCCCATCTTCGCTCCGGCTGGGCGATAACCCTAAATCGGCGGGCACCTGTGCGCCGGTCCCTGAAGACTCGACATCCTCGGAAATTGTCATAACAGCGGGACTGCATGATTGTGATAGCGAATATAAG GTGAGCGGTGATTGGCTGATTTACTCCAACAAGCTGGTGttcgcccctccccccaccgtcATCTCCACGGGAAACCTGATCATCAGAGGGGCCCGGATATTGCTGCCCATCGAGTGCCACCGGAGGCG gaggcagagagggaggggggagaccgTGCGTCCCACCTGGAAATCGTTCACCTCCACAgtcagaggggcggggcttctgcgTTTCTCTCTGCGTGTCATGACGG AAGACTGGAGTGGTCCCCGCAATTCCACTGTcttccagcagggggagcctgTGAATCTGGAGGCAGCTGTGGACGGGCAGTGGCACCCACCTCTGCGGATTTACGTGGACCGCTGTGTTGCCACCCTCAGCTCGGACCCGCTGTCTGAGCCCAGCTACGACATCATCTCTAACCATGG gtgtCTGACCGACAGCCGGTTTTCCGGCTCCTCCTCCCGGTTCTTCCCACGAGGCCGTCGGAACGCCCTGCGCTTCCGCGTCCGGGGGCCGCTCTCCCTCGGGAATTCCCCGGGGCAG CAGATATTTGTGAACTGTCACTTGCGAGCAGCGTTGGCAGAGAGTCCCTCCGACCCACTGAACAAGGCCTGCTTCTTCCACCCCGACTCTGACAGGTCAGGACCCTGCT TTGGCGAGCGGCGGACGGGGATGGAGCCGTGTGCCGCTGCTGCGAAACGGGCGACTGCTCCAGCTGGATGCCAGTCGAGGCGGACGGCATGCCAGAGACGCCCTTGGCATCAG AGGGGGTGGTGGACACTGCTGTGGGTCCACTCCACGCGCAGCTGCGATCTGATTGGCGGGGCCTCCTGTCAATCAGTGATGAGCTCCGCCCCCATTAGCCCCTCCTGCCTGTTCCAGACCAGTCCTGTGGGAGCTGTGGTTGGCCCAGAGTGGGCGGGCACAAGACCGGCGGCCCTCTGA
- the LOC135249918 gene encoding zona pellucida sperm-binding protein 3-like isoform X5: protein MCQAKHKYLNIGPLIPVVINMSTSKLLQVSWLALAFLCVASDKKHSPWLVQRDGRLESIEGQVHERNKEHVTNWTLQSYHQIMSSSHPPRSTQLAPLRFQAPQGSAGLTVKCGETKVQIVVNKESFGRGLDFPPSSLRLGDNPKSAGTCAPVPEDSTSSEIVITAGLHDCDSEYKVSGDWLIYSNKLVFAPPPTVISTGNLIIRGARILLPIECHRRRRQRGRGETVRPTWKSFTSTVRGAGLLRFSLRVMTEDWSGPRNSTVFQQGEPVNLEAAVDGQWHPPLRIYVDRCVATLSSDPLSEPSYDIISNHGCLTDSRFSGSSSRFFPRGRRNALRFRVRGPLSLGNSPGQIFVNCHLRAALAESPSDPLNKACFFHPDSDSWRAADGDGAVCRCCETGDCSSWMPVEADGMPETPLASEGVVDTAVGPLHAQLRSDWRGLLSISDELRPH, encoded by the exons ATGTGTCAGGCCaagcataaatatttaaacatcgGTCCTTTAATTCCAGTAGTCATAAATATGTCAACATCAAAGCTGCTACAAGTTTCCTGGCTGGCTTTAGCTTTTCTGTGTGTAGCCTCGGATAAGAAACACAGCCCCTGGTTGGTACAGAGAGATGGTCGTCTCGAATCGATTGAAGGACAGGTCCACGAAAGGAATAAGGAGCACGTTACCAACTGGACACTGCAATCATATCACCAGATAATGTCCTCTTCCCATCCGCCACGCAGTACGCAGCTAGCCCCTCTCAGATTCCAGGCACCGCAAGGAAGCGCCGGGCTGACCGTGAAATGTGGGGAGACGAAAGTCCAAATCGTCGTGAATAAGGAAAGTTTCGGAAGAGGCCTCGATTTCCCCCCATCTTCGCTCCGGCTGGGCGATAACCCTAAATCGGCGGGCACCTGTGCGCCGGTCCCTGAAGACTCGACATCCTCGGAAATTGTCATAACAGCGGGACTGCATGATTGTGATAGCGAATATAAG GTGAGCGGTGATTGGCTGATTTACTCCAACAAGCTGGTGttcgcccctccccccaccgtcATCTCCACGGGAAACCTGATCATCAGAGGGGCCCGGATATTGCTGCCCATCGAGTGCCACCGGAGGCG gaggcagagagggaggggggagaccgTGCGTCCCACCTGGAAATCGTTCACCTCCACAgtcagaggggcggggcttctgcgTTTCTCTCTGCGTGTCATGACGG AAGACTGGAGTGGTCCCCGCAATTCCACTGTcttccagcagggggagcctgTGAATCTGGAGGCAGCTGTGGACGGGCAGTGGCACCCACCTCTGCGGATTTACGTGGACCGCTGTGTTGCCACCCTCAGCTCGGACCCGCTGTCTGAGCCCAGCTACGACATCATCTCTAACCATGG gtgtCTGACCGACAGCCGGTTTTCCGGCTCCTCCTCCCGGTTCTTCCCACGAGGCCGTCGGAACGCCCTGCGCTTCCGCGTCCGGGGGCCGCTCTCCCTCGGGAATTCCCCGGGGCAG ATATTTGTGAACTGTCACTTGCGAGCAGCGTTGGCAGAGAGTCCCTCCGACCCACTGAACAAGGCCTGCTTCTTCCACCCCGACTCTGACAG TTGGCGAGCGGCGGACGGGGATGGAGCCGTGTGCCGCTGCTGCGAAACGGGCGACTGCTCCAGCTGGATGCCAGTCGAGGCGGACGGCATGCCAGAGACGCCCTTGGCATCAG AGGGGGTGGTGGACACTGCTGTGGGTCCACTCCACGCGCAGCTGCGATCTGATTGGCGGGGCCTCCTGTCAATCAGTGATGAGCTCCGCCCCCATTAG
- the LOC135249918 gene encoding zona pellucida sperm-binding protein 3-like isoform X2 encodes MCQAKHKYLNIGPLIPVVINMSTSKLLQVSWLALAFLCVASDKKHSPWLVQRDGRLESIEGQVHERNKEHVTNWTLQSYHQIMSSSHPPRSTQLAPLRFQAPQGSAGLTVKCGETKVQIVVNKESFGRGLDFPPSSLRLGDNPKSAGTCAPVPEDSTSSEIVITAGLHDCDSEYKVSGDWLIYSNKLVFAPPPTVISTGNLIIRGARILLPIECHRRRRQRGRGETVRPTWKSFTSTVRGAGLLRFSLRVMTEDWSGPRNSTVFQQGEPVNLEAAVDGQWHPPLRIYVDRCVATLSSDPLSEPSYDIISNHGCLTDSRFSGSSSRFFPRGRRNALRFRVRGPLSLGNSPGQIFVNCHLRAALAESPSDPLNKACFFHPDSDRSGPCFGERRTGMEPCAAAAKRATAPAGCQSRRTACQRRPWHQRGWWTLLWVHSTRSCDLIGGASCQSVMSSAPISPSCLFQTSPVGAVVGPEWAGTRPAAL; translated from the exons ATGTGTCAGGCCaagcataaatatttaaacatcgGTCCTTTAATTCCAGTAGTCATAAATATGTCAACATCAAAGCTGCTACAAGTTTCCTGGCTGGCTTTAGCTTTTCTGTGTGTAGCCTCGGATAAGAAACACAGCCCCTGGTTGGTACAGAGAGATGGTCGTCTCGAATCGATTGAAGGACAGGTCCACGAAAGGAATAAGGAGCACGTTACCAACTGGACACTGCAATCATATCACCAGATAATGTCCTCTTCCCATCCGCCACGCAGTACGCAGCTAGCCCCTCTCAGATTCCAGGCACCGCAAGGAAGCGCCGGGCTGACCGTGAAATGTGGGGAGACGAAAGTCCAAATCGTCGTGAATAAGGAAAGTTTCGGAAGAGGCCTCGATTTCCCCCCATCTTCGCTCCGGCTGGGCGATAACCCTAAATCGGCGGGCACCTGTGCGCCGGTCCCTGAAGACTCGACATCCTCGGAAATTGTCATAACAGCGGGACTGCATGATTGTGATAGCGAATATAAG GTGAGCGGTGATTGGCTGATTTACTCCAACAAGCTGGTGttcgcccctccccccaccgtcATCTCCACGGGAAACCTGATCATCAGAGGGGCCCGGATATTGCTGCCCATCGAGTGCCACCGGAGGCG gaggcagagagggaggggggagaccgTGCGTCCCACCTGGAAATCGTTCACCTCCACAgtcagaggggcggggcttctgcgTTTCTCTCTGCGTGTCATGACGG AAGACTGGAGTGGTCCCCGCAATTCCACTGTcttccagcagggggagcctgTGAATCTGGAGGCAGCTGTGGACGGGCAGTGGCACCCACCTCTGCGGATTTACGTGGACCGCTGTGTTGCCACCCTCAGCTCGGACCCGCTGTCTGAGCCCAGCTACGACATCATCTCTAACCATGG gtgtCTGACCGACAGCCGGTTTTCCGGCTCCTCCTCCCGGTTCTTCCCACGAGGCCGTCGGAACGCCCTGCGCTTCCGCGTCCGGGGGCCGCTCTCCCTCGGGAATTCCCCGGGGCAG ATATTTGTGAACTGTCACTTGCGAGCAGCGTTGGCAGAGAGTCCCTCCGACCCACTGAACAAGGCCTGCTTCTTCCACCCCGACTCTGACAGGTCAGGACCCTGCT TTGGCGAGCGGCGGACGGGGATGGAGCCGTGTGCCGCTGCTGCGAAACGGGCGACTGCTCCAGCTGGATGCCAGTCGAGGCGGACGGCATGCCAGAGACGCCCTTGGCATCAG AGGGGGTGGTGGACACTGCTGTGGGTCCACTCCACGCGCAGCTGCGATCTGATTGGCGGGGCCTCCTGTCAATCAGTGATGAGCTCCGCCCCCATTAGCCCCTCCTGCCTGTTCCAGACCAGTCCTGTGGGAGCTGTGGTTGGCCCAGAGTGGGCGGGCACAAGACCGGCGGCCCTCTGA
- the LOC135249918 gene encoding zona pellucida sperm-binding protein 3-like isoform X4, producing the protein MCQAKHKYLNIGPLIPVVINMSTSKLLQVSWLALAFLCVASDKKHSPWLVQRDGRLESIEGQVHERNKEHVTNWTLQSYHQIMSSSHPPRSTQLAPLRFQAPQGSAGLTVKCGETKVQIVVNKESFGRGLDFPPSSLRLGDNPKSAGTCAPVPEDSTSSEIVITAGLHDCDSEYKVSGDWLIYSNKLVFAPPPTVISTGNLIIRGARILLPIECHRRRRQRGRGETVRPTWKSFTSTVRGAGLLRFSLRVMTEDWSGPRNSTVFQQGEPVNLEAAVDGQWHPPLRIYVDRCVATLSSDPLSEPSYDIISNHGCLTDSRFSGSSSRFFPRGRRNALRFRVRGPLSLGNSPGQQIFVNCHLRAALAESPSDPLNKACFFHPDSDSWRAADGDGAVCRCCETGDCSSWMPVEADGMPETPLASEGVVDTAVGPLHAQLRSDWRGLLSISDELRPH; encoded by the exons ATGTGTCAGGCCaagcataaatatttaaacatcgGTCCTTTAATTCCAGTAGTCATAAATATGTCAACATCAAAGCTGCTACAAGTTTCCTGGCTGGCTTTAGCTTTTCTGTGTGTAGCCTCGGATAAGAAACACAGCCCCTGGTTGGTACAGAGAGATGGTCGTCTCGAATCGATTGAAGGACAGGTCCACGAAAGGAATAAGGAGCACGTTACCAACTGGACACTGCAATCATATCACCAGATAATGTCCTCTTCCCATCCGCCACGCAGTACGCAGCTAGCCCCTCTCAGATTCCAGGCACCGCAAGGAAGCGCCGGGCTGACCGTGAAATGTGGGGAGACGAAAGTCCAAATCGTCGTGAATAAGGAAAGTTTCGGAAGAGGCCTCGATTTCCCCCCATCTTCGCTCCGGCTGGGCGATAACCCTAAATCGGCGGGCACCTGTGCGCCGGTCCCTGAAGACTCGACATCCTCGGAAATTGTCATAACAGCGGGACTGCATGATTGTGATAGCGAATATAAG GTGAGCGGTGATTGGCTGATTTACTCCAACAAGCTGGTGttcgcccctccccccaccgtcATCTCCACGGGAAACCTGATCATCAGAGGGGCCCGGATATTGCTGCCCATCGAGTGCCACCGGAGGCG gaggcagagagggaggggggagaccgTGCGTCCCACCTGGAAATCGTTCACCTCCACAgtcagaggggcggggcttctgcgTTTCTCTCTGCGTGTCATGACGG AAGACTGGAGTGGTCCCCGCAATTCCACTGTcttccagcagggggagcctgTGAATCTGGAGGCAGCTGTGGACGGGCAGTGGCACCCACCTCTGCGGATTTACGTGGACCGCTGTGTTGCCACCCTCAGCTCGGACCCGCTGTCTGAGCCCAGCTACGACATCATCTCTAACCATGG gtgtCTGACCGACAGCCGGTTTTCCGGCTCCTCCTCCCGGTTCTTCCCACGAGGCCGTCGGAACGCCCTGCGCTTCCGCGTCCGGGGGCCGCTCTCCCTCGGGAATTCCCCGGGGCAG CAGATATTTGTGAACTGTCACTTGCGAGCAGCGTTGGCAGAGAGTCCCTCCGACCCACTGAACAAGGCCTGCTTCTTCCACCCCGACTCTGACAG TTGGCGAGCGGCGGACGGGGATGGAGCCGTGTGCCGCTGCTGCGAAACGGGCGACTGCTCCAGCTGGATGCCAGTCGAGGCGGACGGCATGCCAGAGACGCCCTTGGCATCAG AGGGGGTGGTGGACACTGCTGTGGGTCCACTCCACGCGCAGCTGCGATCTGATTGGCGGGGCCTCCTGTCAATCAGTGATGAGCTCCGCCCCCATTAG